From the Paraflavitalea soli genome, the window TTTTACCCGGCGCCACCAGGTTAAAGCTGCCCGATCCATCAGCAGATATCCCGGACTTAGCTCCCTTTACCTTTATGGAAGCAAAACTCACCGGCTGGCCCGTACTGTCATCCAGTATCTCTCCGGAGATCCGCCTATCCGGGATAATCACAGCAGCAACGCCACCAAAAACGATGTCTTTATCCTTATCCGTATTATTTCCTCCCCGCACAATTTCCTTTGGCGGATCGCTTTTCCTGGTTTGTGCTACTGCTGCATTGCCAGTCAACAGAAAGGTAGCGACCACCATATTCCAGGCATAGCGGAAAGAGAACGCAGGCCTGACTTTCTTCTCCGCATAGGTTTTATCCAACTGATCATTATTAAAACGGCCACAGACCGAAGTCGTGGCACGGGAAATATGATCGAGTATTTGCTGGTCACTCATGAGGGTGAAATCGACTACCGTTTTCTGGCAGGACATACAATGACGGCCTTGTTCATTGGGCGTCATTTGTTGCCAGTTTTCATGACAGGGGTCGGGGATGTTCAGGTGTACAGGTGTAGCCATAAACAGGAGGTTTTATGTATAGATGCGGGGAAGAAGGAAATTGCATAAACGAGGTGAGAGACGTTAGGAATTAGCTATTAGGCGTTAGGTTTTAGCTAATACCTAACGCCTAATACCTAACACCTTCTTGCTTCTCTACTTCGTTTTGATCAGGAATTCTATATCCTTGTCAATAGACAAGATCAGTAAACAGGTAGCGGTACAAAAAACAGGACTGGTAATGCAATGGTGACCATTCCAGCTGCCATCGCCATTCTGAATCTGTACCAGGCGGCCACTCATTTTTTCATACCAGCTCTTCCAATCATTGTTATCTCCAATGATCAATGATTCACCTGTCATGAGGTAGCTCAGGAATTCTTCTCCTCCATTATTACCAAAGCCTGTCATTACATTATTTTCCTGCGCCTTGGAAGCTGCCGCGCCGCGTATCTTATAGGCCGTAGCGTACTTCTGTGCTTCTGTTTTACTGAGGCCGGCTTTTTCCAGGTTGGTTTCATTCACTTCTGCTTGCTGATCCAGCGTGCCTTCTTTTTTGGCTTTGTCTATCGTTTCTTTTGCTACCCTTGATTCTTGGGCGCTCGCCCTGGCAGAACTGCTCACGGAATACAACATTACGCCAGCTGCTTTACCTGTTACTGCTGAATTGGTCTTCACATCATAATTCTGCTTCTGGTAGCTCCTGGATCTGTCCAATACTTTATCATCTACTTTGGCGCCCATATCTCTGGCTCCTTCCAGTGCATTGTTGGCCAACGCCGATTGAAGTACAGGCGCCCAGCCACCATCTTTCCAACCGCCATCGTTATCCTGCGCCTGCTGTATCTTCCCCACACATTTTTGCAGGGCATTGCTTACCTGGTCTTTTAGCGAATTATTCTTACCCATGTAGTGAAGCGCATTGCTGAAGAACTGCGCCGTGAGGATCACATCAATATTTTTTCCCAGCTTGGTTTGCGGTTGTGTGTTGGTGAGGGTAGTGATGTTCACCATTTGAGCAGGCGTATTATCAACTGCGTTTAACAGGAACGTAACCGCTTTCTTCAACTGCGCCGCATGACTGCCATCAAAGGGCTTTTCATCGGTACGCAATAAAGCCATGCCCACGAGGGCAGTGGTAGCAGGGTCGGCTTCTACGGCATGTGGATCAAACTCATTCTGCCGCGCATGTGTACCGGCGCCCCAACCTCCATTTTGTTGTTGCGCCTGCATCAGCCAGCTGAGCCCGCTGCGCAGGGAAGCATCTATCAGTTTACTATTAACCATTACTTGGCTCGTATCGAAGGGGGCAAGCCCGGTAAGCGTCAGGAACACACAGGCTTTTTCAGGCGTAGCACAGGCTACCACCGGTTTGATTGGCTTGTTATTTTCATAACGGGGAACAAAAGCTACGAGAGCAATGCATACGACTACCGTACACAATAACAGGAGCACCATTGGCTTGGATTGTTGTGTCATGGCCACGATGTATTTGGTGAAGGAAAAATGTTTTACCGGCGGACATTTCCATGTAGTGGGAACGCCCGCCTGTAAAACCCTGAGATGTGGCCACCTTACTGTTTACACAATTTGCCGTTAATATCTTTTGTTAAATTTATAAGTACGTAATCTTACTACTCCCCATAACAAGCAGATAATTATTGAAATGGGTTGGAGAATTTAGGGTCTATAAACAGGCTTTGATCTGTCAGCGTTTTCAGGAAAGCAATCGCATTGGCCTTATCCGTTTCCGTCAAAGAACCCTTATAACCACCGTTGGGAATCTGGATACCCCTATTGGGATGCGCTTTCGCTCCTACCCTGTAATGCTCCATTACTTCTTCCAGCGTTTTAAACCTGCCATCATGCATATAGGGAGCCGTGAGATCGATATTCCTTAACGTGGGGATCTTGAAAGTGCCCTGGTCTTTGGCAAGGCCCGTCAATTCACCAATGCCTTTATCTGCATAATTTTCATCCAGTGCATTGTTGGAGCCATTGCCTGTATTTTCCCCTGAATTGTCGGCAATAAAGAAAGTAGGGTTCTGACGCGGAAATACCGTGGAGAGATCGCTATGGCACTCCACACAATTTAATCGCTGCAATACTACCAGCCCGGCCTTCTCCTGGGCTGTGAAATTGGCCAGGTTGGTAGCAAGCCCCTGATCATACTTTGAATTGAAAGAAGTGATCGAGCGAAGAAATTGCGCCAGCGCTTGGGATATCCTGTCCGAATTGATATCCGTAGTTCCAAAAGCAGCGTTGAACAGCGCAGGATAATAAGTAATGCCTCGTAGTTTGGTCTCCAGTGCTCCCAAAGAAGGTATGCCCATTTCAATATGGTCTTGTATGGGCATCAATACCTGCGTTTCCAGGTCGGCTGCCCGCAGGTTCCAGAACATTTTTTTGGCTTTAAAGAACCGGAGGTTCACGACCGGCATCGAGTTTCTCCTGGTGAGGCCACCCGCAAACCCTTTGGAAAAAGCTTCCCCATCCGTAAACGCTTTGTCCTGGTGATGACAGGAAGCGCAGGAAATAGTATTGTTGGCAGAAAGCGACTTGTCGTAAAAAAGCACCCGCCCCAGCGTAGCGCCATGGTTGGTAACCGCATTGCCTGCGGGCATATTGTCTACGCCGGGATGGTTGTCGAGGTAATTCCGGAGGTAAACAGGCATGCCGGCCGTTCCGTTTACATAGTCGTAAGGCGTAGCAGGCAGGCTGGGACCTTCGCCATTACCTGGCGGGTCGTTTTTTCCCGGGTCATCGATCGGCTTGCTGCACGATTCTACAATAAAGACCATCAGGGCAATACCAGCCATGATGAATAAAAGAATCCTGGTTTTCATTTTTCAAGCGGCTATTATGTTTACAAAATGGTTTGCAGGAGTATAACCTGCTATGTATAAACACGCCTTGAACAATATACCCTTATGCCTTGTCAAAAACGGCGTCACCTGCCCCGGTCACCCCCTTCACGCATTGCCCCGGAAAAGACAGTCCTAGCTCCTGAAACCCAGCATTTTGGGTTCCTGATATTTACACATTCCGTTAAAGTATCTTTTACTAATTTTATCAGCCAGTGGCCTTCCTTAAAAACATACACGACAATGCCCTGCCAGACAAAGACCTGGTAGACCTATTTAAATCTTCCGGTGATCTGGAAGTGTTGGCCATTCTGTTTCAACGTTATATGGACCTTTTGTATGGCGTATGCCTCAAGTACCTGAAAGAGCCGGAGACTGCCAAAGATGCTGTTATGCAGGTATTTGAGGAGCTGGTACAGAAGTTGCCCAAACACCAGGTAGACAATTTCAAGAGCTGGCTGTACACCCTGGCCAAGAATTACTGCCTGATGCAGCTCAGAACACCCAAAAATCTGAAAACCACTGAATTTAACCCCGACAGTATGCAATCCGGGGAAGAAACGCATCTGAATGGTGTAATGCTGAAGGAGGAAAATCTCCAGAAAATGGAGCGCTGCCTGGAAACCCTGTCAGCAGAACAAAAAGTGAGTGTGGAGCTGTTTTACCTGCAAAATAAATGTTACAAAGAAATTGCAGATATAACAGGGTTGGATTGGAATAAAGTGCGCAGTTACATACAAAATGGACGAAGAAACCTGAAAATTTGTATGGAAAAAACAGAAGAAGTCGATAAGTTGATAAAAATAAAAAGTTAGTCGTTCATTCATGCCCGGCACCGACCATATAACACAGTATTCAGCAGCAGATATCCAACGATACCTGGATGGCAAGATGTTGCCTGCTGAGATGCATGCCCTGGAACAGGCCGCGCTGGATGACCCATTCCTGGCTGATGCCATGGAAGGCATGCAGCAAACACTCACGCAACACAGCAGCTCCCTCATAGATACGCATCTGCAGGACCTACGCCAACAACTCGATGAAAGGACGCGCAAAGAATCAAAGGCGGCGCCGGTGATCGCTTTCCGCTGGTGGCAGGTAGCCGCAGCGGCAGTAGTGGTGGTGACCGGTAGTTTGTGGGGGTATAATTATTTCCTACAGGAAAAAAATGTATCTGCAATAGACCACCAGCTGGTCGTAGCCAAGCAGGAATCATACAGGAACACTACCCCGCCTGCAGCTTCGGCAACAGTACCTGAAACGGCAGCTCCGGCAGCAGCTGATAGCAACATCCTGGCCGACGGCTCGGCTGTGGCACCGGAATCGAATACCAATAATAGTCTAACGCAGAAGGAAGAAAAAGCGATTCCATCGCCGGACTATAAACTAACAAAGAAGGCGCCCATCGTGGTAAAGAAGCAGTACGCCTTTACACCCGATAGTACCAGTTCCTGGAAGGCAAATGCAAGCGCAATGGACAAGGTGACTAGCAACTACAGCTTATCGGAAAGCAAAATAGATAGCACCAGGCTGAATATGGCGCTTCGTCAGCTAAAAAAGGACAATGCCATTGTTACCAATAATAACAAGCTTTCCGATAACAATGCCAGTAAGGTTTATAACTACAGCAATAGCCTGGACAAAGCCATTAAAAATAAGGTGGTTGATTATGAGCAGATCGTCATCGCCAAAACTGCCAGGGATACCACTGGATTGGGATTCTACACCAAGCCGCGTGAGCAGGAAATGAACCGGTCGCGCAAGGAATTGTCTGAAAGGCAGGCTAAAAAGAACCCCGACGCCTTACTGAGTGGCTTTATCAGTGGCAAGGTAACTGATCAGGCCAACAACCCGTTGTCCAATGCCCTACTGCGGGTAGACAACAATAACAAGGTTTTCTATACCGATCAGCAAGGGCTATTCAAAATACCTGTCAAAGATTCTGTAGTGAATGTGGCCGTTGGCTATACCGGCTATTACTCACAGAACTTACAGTTACAAAATAATACCGATAACAATATTGCGCTTAACCAACTGGGCGTAAAAGCACCTAATCCGCAGTTAAACGATGCCCTAAAGGGCACGGTACAAGGTATAGCCGTAGAAGGAAAGGATTCAGATGATAGGGCAAAGGCTGTTTCTCTTAGCCGCGTCGATGTAGATCTGGCTGCGGCTGCTGTACAGCCCCAATATGGCTGGCTGAAATACCAGCAATACCTGGAAAAGAACAAAAGGCTCCCTGCCGGTACGCCCGAAGCAACAGGCACCGTAGTAGTTTCCTTCCAGGTGACTAAAAAAGGAACCTTGTCTGATTTCAAGATAGAGCAATCCCTGGGCAAAGTATATGATGAGGAAGCCATCCGCCTTATCAAGGCCGGTCCTTCCTGGAAACTCACCCGGGGCCGCAAGGCAAAAGCTACTGTACAGGTACAATTCTAACCTTTTGTATAACTAAACTTTCTTCACTGGTATTATCGGTTACCTTTGCGAAAATTAATTGCCATGCGCAAAATCATCAACGTATTAGCTATCACGCTCATTACAGCGTATGCCGGTCATGCACAGTTAAAAACCCCGGCGCCTTCTCCTACACAAAACATTAAACAAGACTTTGGACTGGCCAACATTGAATTGTCCTATTCCCGCCCTGTTATGAAAGGCCGTAAGATCATGGGCGATCTGGTTCCTTATGGAAAGGTATGGCGTACCGGAGCCAACCAGGCTACTACCCTCACCTTTGGTGATGAGGTAATCATTGGTGGCACCAAAGTACCCGCCGGGAAATATGGTCTCGTAAGCATTCCCGAAGCCGGCAGCTGGACATTTATCATTACCAAACAACTGGACATTACTTCTCCCGCAGCTTACAAGCAGGAGAATGATGTAGTAAGGGTAAAAGTAAAGCCCGTTTTGGTAAGTACTGCTGCTGAATCTTTCACCATGCAATTTGTGAATGTAAAATCCAGCTCCTGCGAATTGCAGTTGCAATGGGATAAGACAGTGGTAAAGCTGCCGATCAAGACCGACGTCGACACCAGGATCATGGCACAGATCGACGAGCAGATCAATGGCTCAGGCGACGAAGCCAAGAAGCCTTACTTCAATGCAGCGCTCTATTACCTGGAAAATGGTAAAGACCTGAATAAGGCCCTCGAATGGTTTACCAAAGCGGCAGACCAGAACCCTAAAGCTTTCTGGGTATTGCACCAAAAGGCCAATTGCGAGGCTAAGCTGGGCAAAAAGACCGACGCCATCGCCAGCGCCAAAAAATCCATTGAACTGGCCACAGAGGCTAAGAACGATGATTACGTGGCACTGAACAAGAAGCTGATCGCTAAATTGACAGCTCCCGCTCCTCCCAAGGCGCCAGCCAAGGGATAAGAAGTCCGGAAGTCTGGTAAAATACAAAGTCCGTAAGTAGATCAACACTTACGGACTTCTCTTTTTATATTGAATGAATACTTCTTGTTCTGTATTCTGTATTCTTACTCCGCCGGCTCCTGCTGGCTCAGGCAATGGAAGCTGCCAAGGCCCCAGATGATCTCCGTAGAGTCAATCCCCACCACTTTACGGTCAGGAAAACATTCCTGGATGATCTGTAAAGCCTTATCATCCTTATCACATTGGAAAGTAGGCACGATCACCGATTTATTCGCAATATAGAAATTGGCATAGGAGGCCGGTAAGCGCTGGTCATCATACACCACCGCATCAGGCATGGGCAACTCCACAATGTTCAGTTGCTTGCCATTCAACAGGCGCATGCCCTTCAACTGTTTCAGGTTATGCTGCAGCAGGTCGTAGTTCTCATCCTGCTTATTGTCTTCTATTACTGTCAATACAGTGTCTTCATTTACAAACCGAACGGTATCATCAATATGGCCATCCGTATCATCACCAATAATGCCTTCATCTACCCATAGTATTTGTTCAACACCGTAATAATTGACCAGGTATTCTTCTATCTGCTGCTGGTTCAGGTGTGGATTGCGGTTGGGATTGAGCAGGCAGGCCGTTGAGGTAAGGAGCGTGCCTTTACCATTGAATTCTACCGAGCCGCCTTCCATCACAATACCGGGATGATATACCGGCAAGTTAAATGCTTTACCGATCAAGGTAGGGATCACATCATCCAGGTCGAATGGCGGATACTTATTACCCCAGGCATTATAACCCCAGTCCACAATCACCTTCTTTATATCAGCTTTCGGATTGATCAAAAACGCCGGACCATGGTCCCTGCACCAGGCATCATTCGTGGGATGGATATAAAACTCCACCTGGCTCAGATCGGCGCCGGCTTCGCGGATGTATTTAAGCGCGAATGCCTGCATCGCTTCATCGGCCACATTAATGCGTACCTTTTCACTGAGTGCCAGTTCCCGGATGAATAAGCTGTAATAGGGATAAATAGCATCGATTTTCCCCGGCCAGCTTGCTTCCTTATGTGGCCAGCTAAGCCAGGTAGCTACATGCGGTGCAAATTCTGCGGGGAAATAATAACCTAAGCTTTTAGGCGTAGTTGATTCCATTACAAGTTTAATATCAGTTCTGAATAGATTAGTCCTCGTCAATAAACCGTTTAGTGATCGACTGGTAAGAGTCGATACGACGGTCGCGCAAGAAAGGCCAGTGCGTGCGGTAACGATCTGTTTTTGCCAGATCCAGTTCCAGTACGGTTACTTCTTCCTGGTCGTGTGATGCCTTGTACAGCAATGTGCCAAATGGATTGGACACAAAAGAACCTCCCCAGAATTTCATAGCGCCATTTTGTTCCAGGCCCACCCTGTTCACACTCACTACGTGTACCCCGTTGGCCACCGCATGACTGCGCTGAATGGTTTGCCAGGCATTGTATTGCTCTGTATTGGTAGCTTCATCCTGCGCCGTGGCCCAGCCAATAGCTGTAGGATAGAACAGTATCTCGGCACCCATCAATGAAGTAATACGGGCTGCTTCAGGATACCATTGATCCCAACAGATCAGCACCCCAAAAGTGGCAAACTTAGTTTTGAATACTTTGTAACCGAGATCACCGGGTGTGAAGTAAAACTTCTCGTAATAAGCCGGATCATCGGGAATATGCATCTTGCGGTATTTGCCGAGGTAGCTGCCATCGGCATCCAGCACAGCGGTTGTATTGTGGTAAATACCCTGCGTTCTTTTTTCAAATAATGAAGCAATGATCACCACCCCGGCTTCTGCTGCCACTTTACCCAGCGCTTCGGTAGAAGGGCCTGGAATGGGCTCAGCCAGTTTGAAGTTGTCATAATCTTCCACATCACAGAAATAGAGTGATGTAAACAATTCCTGCAGGCACACGATCTGCGCACCTTTGGCGGCCGCTTCCTTTACTTTTTCGATCGCCTTTTGCAGGTTCTCTTCCTTGTTTGCGGTGCAACTCATTTGCACCAATCCTACTTTTACTGTTGACATGTTAGCTCCGTTAAAAATGAAGTGCAAAAATAGTTTATTAGCCGGGAACAAGACGTAAAATGAGGGTTAATAGTTGCGCCTGAAAACCTGTACAGGAAACAAGCTGTTTATAGCCCAAAAAAAGGTCCGTAAGTAGTATTTACTTACGGACCCCAATATTTTGTCTCCTGTATTCTTCCCTTACGCTGCCCTACCCATCTGCTTCAGGAAAGCCACGTGCGAAGCAACGGCGTACCGTACCCGTGGGTATTCGATGTACACGATGCCATATTCCTGGCATGCCTGCCGGATGATCTTACTGATGGCAGGGTAATGGATATGTGAAATTTTGGGAAACAGGTGGTGCTCGATCTGGAAATTCAATCCGCCTACCAGCCAGCTTACCAGTTTATTGTTGGTAGCAAAGTTGGCCGTGGTCTTGATCTGGTGTACAGCCCATTCGTCTTCCATTTTACCGGTTGTCTCATGGGGCATGGGGAAAGCGGTATGCTCTACCGTATGCGCCAATTGGAACACCAGGCTCAGTACCAGGCCGGCAACGAGCGTGAAGATCAAAAAGCTGATAAGCCAGGAGGTGAAACCTACCATGTAGATAGGCAGACCCACAAAAAGGAACAGATGGAACACTTTGAAACCCCAGAACACGAGGTGATCAGACAGTTTCATTTTCTTCAGGGGCATGCTACCGATCTTGCTTTTGAAGTACTTCTGGTAATCCAGTACGAATATCCAGAAGATATACAGCAAGGAATAGAGAAACCAGAAATAGATATGCTGATACTTGTGTAAACGATACTTTTTCTGCGTGGTGCTCATGCGCATCCAGGGTTGGATGTCGATATCATCATCTACACCGTCTACGTTGGTAAACGCGTGGTGGATCACATTGTGCTTTACATTCCACATGAAATTATTACCACCCAGGATATTGAGCGAAAGCGCTGCAAAAGAATTGATCCATTTGTATTTGCTGAAACTGCCGTGCGCACCATCATGCATTACGTTAAAACCGATGGCAGCTACTACCCCACCCAGCAAAATACTTTCCAGTATTTGCATCACTACACCGGGAGTAAAAAATACCAGGTGCACGTAGATCACCATAAAAGTCACCATCAGGATCACCGCCTTCATGAAGATGGGGTAATCGCCGGTGGTGGATTTTCCTACTTCTTCAAAGTAAGAACCGATACGCTTTTTTAATTCTGCGTGAAAAGAATGTGGAACGTTTGCAAACTTAGGCACTGACATGAAAGACTATTTA encodes:
- a CDS encoding carboxypeptidase-like regulatory domain-containing protein translates to MATPVHLNIPDPCHENWQQMTPNEQGRHCMSCQKTVVDFTLMSDQQILDHISRATTSVCGRFNNDQLDKTYAEKKVRPAFSFRYAWNMVVATFLLTGNAAVAQTRKSDPPKEIVRGGNNTDKDKDIVFGGVAAVIIPDRRISGEILDDSTGQPVSFASIKVKGAKSGISADGSGSFNLVAPGKKGKVILVISAIGYETNEYELPVNNGNLYKIMVKPEAQTLKPVEVRSYSRVCRTDRVGGLRITTRVTKLERVKREINEWLPTKKDVRIYPNPVAPGSAFNISLNLDQTGEYKMELIDAAGRLVHIQALQVEQKSQLVNVPTQSTWSRGVYWLRLSKVGEKKVYQAKVLLQ
- a CDS encoding prenyltransferase/squalene oxidase repeat-containing protein; this encodes MTQQSKPMVLLLLCTVVVCIALVAFVPRYENNKPIKPVVACATPEKACVFLTLTGLAPFDTSQVMVNSKLIDASLRSGLSWLMQAQQQNGGWGAGTHARQNEFDPHAVEADPATTALVGMALLRTDEKPFDGSHAAQLKKAVTFLLNAVDNTPAQMVNITTLTNTQPQTKLGKNIDVILTAQFFSNALHYMGKNNSLKDQVSNALQKCVGKIQQAQDNDGGWKDGGWAPVLQSALANNALEGARDMGAKVDDKVLDRSRSYQKQNYDVKTNSAVTGKAAGVMLYSVSSSARASAQESRVAKETIDKAKKEGTLDQQAEVNETNLEKAGLSKTEAQKYATAYKIRGAAASKAQENNVMTGFGNNGGEEFLSYLMTGESLIIGDNNDWKSWYEKMSGRLVQIQNGDGSWNGHHCITSPVFCTATCLLILSIDKDIEFLIKTK
- a CDS encoding cytochrome-c peroxidase produces the protein MKTRILLFIMAGIALMVFIVESCSKPIDDPGKNDPPGNGEGPSLPATPYDYVNGTAGMPVYLRNYLDNHPGVDNMPAGNAVTNHGATLGRVLFYDKSLSANNTISCASCHHQDKAFTDGEAFSKGFAGGLTRRNSMPVVNLRFFKAKKMFWNLRAADLETQVLMPIQDHIEMGIPSLGALETKLRGITYYPALFNAAFGTTDINSDRISQALAQFLRSITSFNSKYDQGLATNLANFTAQEKAGLVVLQRLNCVECHSDLSTVFPRQNPTFFIADNSGENTGNGSNNALDENYADKGIGELTGLAKDQGTFKIPTLRNIDLTAPYMHDGRFKTLEEVMEHYRVGAKAHPNRGIQIPNGGYKGSLTETDKANAIAFLKTLTDQSLFIDPKFSNPFQ
- a CDS encoding RNA polymerase sigma factor; translation: MAFLKNIHDNALPDKDLVDLFKSSGDLEVLAILFQRYMDLLYGVCLKYLKEPETAKDAVMQVFEELVQKLPKHQVDNFKSWLYTLAKNYCLMQLRTPKNLKTTEFNPDSMQSGEETHLNGVMLKEENLQKMERCLETLSAEQKVSVELFYLQNKCYKEIADITGLDWNKVRSYIQNGRRNLKICMEKTEEVDKLIKIKS
- a CDS encoding carboxypeptidase-like regulatory domain-containing protein; protein product: MPGTDHITQYSAADIQRYLDGKMLPAEMHALEQAALDDPFLADAMEGMQQTLTQHSSSLIDTHLQDLRQQLDERTRKESKAAPVIAFRWWQVAAAAVVVVTGSLWGYNYFLQEKNVSAIDHQLVVAKQESYRNTTPPAASATVPETAAPAAADSNILADGSAVAPESNTNNSLTQKEEKAIPSPDYKLTKKAPIVVKKQYAFTPDSTSSWKANASAMDKVTSNYSLSESKIDSTRLNMALRQLKKDNAIVTNNNKLSDNNASKVYNYSNSLDKAIKNKVVDYEQIVIAKTARDTTGLGFYTKPREQEMNRSRKELSERQAKKNPDALLSGFISGKVTDQANNPLSNALLRVDNNNKVFYTDQQGLFKIPVKDSVVNVAVGYTGYYSQNLQLQNNTDNNIALNQLGVKAPNPQLNDALKGTVQGIAVEGKDSDDRAKAVSLSRVDVDLAAAAVQPQYGWLKYQQYLEKNKRLPAGTPEATGTVVVSFQVTKKGTLSDFKIEQSLGKVYDEEAIRLIKAGPSWKLTRGRKAKATVQVQF
- a CDS encoding DUF2911 domain-containing protein; this encodes MRKIINVLAITLITAYAGHAQLKTPAPSPTQNIKQDFGLANIELSYSRPVMKGRKIMGDLVPYGKVWRTGANQATTLTFGDEVIIGGTKVPAGKYGLVSIPEAGSWTFIITKQLDITSPAAYKQENDVVRVKVKPVLVSTAAESFTMQFVNVKSSSCELQLQWDKTVVKLPIKTDVDTRIMAQIDEQINGSGDEAKKPYFNAALYYLENGKDLNKALEWFTKAADQNPKAFWVLHQKANCEAKLGKKTDAIASAKKSIELATEAKNDDYVALNKKLIAKLTAPAPPKAPAKG
- a CDS encoding agmatine deiminase family protein; the protein is MESTTPKSLGYYFPAEFAPHVATWLSWPHKEASWPGKIDAIYPYYSLFIRELALSEKVRINVADEAMQAFALKYIREAGADLSQVEFYIHPTNDAWCRDHGPAFLINPKADIKKVIVDWGYNAWGNKYPPFDLDDVIPTLIGKAFNLPVYHPGIVMEGGSVEFNGKGTLLTSTACLLNPNRNPHLNQQQIEEYLVNYYGVEQILWVDEGIIGDDTDGHIDDTVRFVNEDTVLTVIEDNKQDENYDLLQHNLKQLKGMRLLNGKQLNIVELPMPDAVVYDDQRLPASYANFYIANKSVIVPTFQCDKDDKALQIIQECFPDRKVVGIDSTEIIWGLGSFHCLSQQEPAE
- a CDS encoding carbon-nitrogen hydrolase, which encodes MSTVKVGLVQMSCTANKEENLQKAIEKVKEAAAKGAQIVCLQELFTSLYFCDVEDYDNFKLAEPIPGPSTEALGKVAAEAGVVIIASLFEKRTQGIYHNTTAVLDADGSYLGKYRKMHIPDDPAYYEKFYFTPGDLGYKVFKTKFATFGVLICWDQWYPEAARITSLMGAEILFYPTAIGWATAQDEATNTEQYNAWQTIQRSHAVANGVHVVSVNRVGLEQNGAMKFWGGSFVSNPFGTLLYKASHDQEEVTVLELDLAKTDRYRTHWPFLRDRRIDSYQSITKRFIDED
- a CDS encoding fatty acid desaturase family protein, translating into MSVPKFANVPHSFHAELKKRIGSYFEEVGKSTTGDYPIFMKAVILMVTFMVIYVHLVFFTPGVVMQILESILLGGVVAAIGFNVMHDGAHGSFSKYKWINSFAALSLNILGGNNFMWNVKHNVIHHAFTNVDGVDDDIDIQPWMRMSTTQKKYRLHKYQHIYFWFLYSLLYIFWIFVLDYQKYFKSKIGSMPLKKMKLSDHLVFWGFKVFHLFLFVGLPIYMVGFTSWLISFLIFTLVAGLVLSLVFQLAHTVEHTAFPMPHETTGKMEDEWAVHQIKTTANFATNNKLVSWLVGGLNFQIEHHLFPKISHIHYPAISKIIRQACQEYGIVYIEYPRVRYAVASHVAFLKQMGRAA